In the genome of Plasmodium yoelii strain 17X genome assembly, chromosome: 14, one region contains:
- a CDS encoding PUB domain-containing protein, putative, whose translation MDTDNEVVNLLLRVGKKINKNYEQIKPFIKIIVEDNWLDSIESLKKIDDNEWEKLKLPLRLLDEIKRELAELRDDVEETKNDKEINENNNLGKCKKNNIMGSIVIDENERDRDNLSKKFKRGISNMSENEYIDNSNNANKNYTMQSSLEKERKNDTPSHTLSNNNHIEKENSEKEMHPIIKYDKEKLENLIKNNVIDIQKDKIFYFSYVNDNYMRHSYSEEKNRTINSINYIEKLKNIDKNDLKSIVPILCKIVKNILINPNILNTRILKSTNDIMKNKILKYDEAKQVLLSIGFVEIYNFYVMEYIDSLLLLCSYESLQNITKDFLKIPSPTNVPFNPFKSTITSIDTLKNKIKGDEQIDKLLKEKKEHIEKLINQEVDLNPKIYFFQKTNNAIKSKNDILSNSDKDDEEEEGEGAGIACLISNIKNLNKEQTFKSRTKLELEKINSRKIYSKTVLKILFPDSYILELSFSSGTLIKQVNETIKTFLNKSIGSGEWYIYETPGICKFDMKKKLSDYSLFPSAIVRFKADDKNNIDGNNSFLSEESIEKYFLK comes from the exons atggatactGATAATGAGGTCGTAAATTTATTACTACGTGtaggaaaaaaaatcaacaaaaattatgaacagaTAAaaccatttattaaaataatcgTAGAAGATAATTGGCTCGATTCAATAGAGAGCTTAAAAAAGATCGATGATAATGAATGggaaaaattaaaacttcCCTTACGCTTATTAGACGAGATTAAAAGAGAACTAGCAGAATTAAGAGATGATGTGGAGGAAACAAAAAAcgataaagaaataaatgaaaataataacttaggaaaatgtaaaaaaaataatataatggGATCTATAGTAATAGATGAAAACGAAAGGGATAGGGATAACTTAagcaaaaaatttaaaagagGAATATCAAACATGAgtgaaaatgaatatattgataatagtaataatgctaataaaaattatactatGCAAAGCTCTTTAGAAAAGGAGCGGAAAAATGACACTCCATCACATACATTGagtaataataatcatattgaaaaagaaaattcaGAAAAAGAAATGCATcctataataaaatatgataaagaaaaattagaaaatttaattaaaaataatgttatagaTATTCAAAAagacaaaatattttatttttcatatgttAATGATAATTATATGCGTCACAGTTATTCTGAAGAGAAAAATAGAACAATCAATAGTATCAATTATATTGAAAAGTTAAAAAAcattgataaaaatgatttaaaaagtATCGTTCCTATTTTATgcaaaattgttaaaaatattttaataaatccaaatatattaaatacacGAATTTTAAAATCAACTAATGATATTATgaagaataaaatattaaaatatgatgaagCCAAACAAGTTTTACTATCTATTGGTTTtgttgaaatatataatttttatgtaatgGAATATATCGAttcattattgttattatgcAGTTATGAAAGCCTACAAAATATTACTAAagattttttgaaaattccAAGTCCTACAAATGTACCTTTTAACCCATTCAAATCAACTATAACATCTATAGATACAttaaagaataaaataaaaggtGATGAACAAATTGATAAATTattgaaagaaaaaaaagaacacattgaaaaattaattaatcaGGAAGTTGATTTAAACcccaaaatatattttttccaaaaGACCAATAATGCTATCAAAAGTAAGAATGATATTTTATCTAACTCTGACAAAGATGACGAAGAAGAAGAAGGAGAAGGGGCAGGTATAGCATGCCTTATATCAAACatcaaaaatttaaataaagaacAAACTTTTAAATCAAGAACAAAATTAGAgttagaaaaaattaatagcaGAAAAATTTATTCAAAGACCGTTTTAAAAATCCTTTTCCCTGATTCGtatatattagaattatCTTTTTCTTCTGGGACACTTATAAAACAAGTTAACGAGACCATAAAAACG TTTCTGAATAAGTCAATTGGATCAGGGGAAtggtatatatatgaaacaCCGGGGATATGCAAATTtgatatgaaaaaaaaactatcTGATTATAGCCTTTTCCCATCCGCCATTGTACGTTTTAAAGcagatgataaaaataatattgatggtaataattcatttttatcagaAGAATCTATtgagaaatattttttaaaatga
- a CDS encoding small heat shock protein, putative, producing the protein MGLMISHMFNNDFFRIFPLFRVHPFGYNFSFPMYDDFSYVQNETTSLIPLDIRDKGKRCEIKMYVPGISRENLQCLEVVSASKRIKEKIDDYTTRYVQEESELYHIQAIPIPSNVRVKDIGVN; encoded by the exons ATGGGTTTAATGATTAGCCATATGTTTAATAATGATTTCTTTAGAATATTCCCCCTATTTAGAGTGCACCCTTTTggttataatttttcatttcctATGTATGATGACTTTTCTTATGTACAAAATGAAACTACATCATTGATTCCTCTCGATATTCGAGATAAAGGAAAGAGATGCGAGATAAAAATGTATGTTCCTGGTATAAGTAGGGAAAACCTTCAG TGTTTGGAGGTTGTATCAGCTTCTAAAAGGATAAAAGAAAAGATAGATGATTATACTACACGTTATGTTCAAGAAGAAAGCGAATTATATCACATTCAAGCTATCCCTATCCCCAGTAATGTACGTGTAAAAGATATTGGTGTAAATTAA
- a CDS encoding cyclin, putative codes for MINDIILINKENIETPSEKKNVPKIDEIKLRIYACQLLQEAGIILKRKAVTIATSQVLFHRFYFKKSLTDFDVKIIAPSSLYLACKLEENFCSVYKIINTFYFLYKYEELKSKHYYFDVKNIKVDHFKIDIESQEYKDMKIEIFTYELLILKDIGFLIHKINQHPHSFLLPYIHSLFNNLNQFDDDITKKLAQISWGFLNDSMRTTLCCEYQPRCIAVASIFLAAYKLNIPLIKETNWFKLFDVDYDDIKNICIRILQLYKIGRCHYINVLTKEK; via the exons ATGATTAATGATATAATTCTaattaataaagaaaatattgaaactcccagtgaaaaaaaaaatgttccAAAAATTGATGAAATCAAATTAAGAATATATGCATGCCAGTTGCTACAAGAAGCtggaattattttaaaacgTAAGGCTGTTACAATTGCAACAAGCCAAGTTTTGTTTCAccgtttttattttaaaaagtcATTAACTGATTTTGATGTAAAG ATTATTGCGCCTTCGTCATTATATTTGGCTTGTAAATTAGAAGAAAACTTTTGTAGTGTTTACAAAATTATCaacactttttattttttgtataaatatgAAGAGTTAAAAAGTaagcattattattttgatgtaaaaaatatcaagGTAGACCATTTTAAAATTGATATCGAATCACAG gAATATAAAGACATGAAAATTGAAATTTTTACATATGAACTTTTGATACTAAAAGATATCGGatttttaattcataaaataaatcaacaCCCACATTCATTTCTTTTGCCTTATATTCATTCGCTTTTTAATAACTTAAACCAATTTGATGATGATATAACAAAGAAGTTAGCACAAATATCATGGGGATTTTTAAATGATAG cATGAGAACAACTTTGTGTTGCGAATACCAACCACGTTGCATCGCAGTCGCTAGCATATTTTTGGCAGCTTATAAACTAAATATACCGTTAATCAAG GAAACTAACTGGTTCAAGCTTTTTGATGTAGATTATGatgacataaaaaatatatgcattcGAATTTTACAGTTATACAAAATAG GACGATgtcattatataaatgtcTTAACGAAGGAAAAATAG
- a CDS encoding NLI interacting factor-like phosphatase, putative, producing MKKAQNNYTNMQKEEENNILLKLNDKPISKQLKYKIAPEYFLLNRKDENDKYYMVKKTDCIENKRQSLNIKHTKIILCEDIKNRANSLNYGSGYSNIDRRGSNNISYLMKHNIPLKNYHKNKGEQKCTHREMMKNENKDQIKNEPNKNNGIFSTLLNKNKKIIYSDKKKNQFFFPKKKKDKRQKEHYKSNFAKKNIVNLLKKSSRKLLGSGEKVNILKFLFLKIKKKDDQIINKNNDLLINLKKDVSTDSYSQHKDNSIPLKDKEDKHVEKKVRNSFLKSYNEHNKRHSKNKIKIISNLLINDNNTKSCRENYNNTKERMESVSKITEKEYESKKVSSKIMKNYFSRKDNKKKEYYEYGMLYDERDAEMNKIPFISRTQKMRIKPEDIININKIKKNNSKNNSEKNYAKNNNSNYNLDLLEYCLLDINIKRDDFLNKNKRNLSEIIPIKRNKNYINSYDDIKGKSWEFVKKEKRGKSDNSHLSIKNDHYDCLYHGNIVLKKIPKLTNGVKNVHLNEECNTKSHKKYNRKKELKLFKYKLNKAKINKQAKIYKTDEVHEDIDNNKIRTIFIDEENDKKWNYFSWLGEEKNNSINHRRSNNYIDSSDYKRNSKELKYCNKNGGLNNNIKKKYESYSDSNFTYDKNKIKKQRKNVFQYIYEKNKKKKENQKGLNKSETQSDNVKKKYIYPISLSINKDIEDSIRTKGNATKNVDKKKFFEKKNVKIQNFITKDELFDMCRKEENCLKNEEKKSDKDTTKSDHFVKTRNLNTPYKLLDINSKDKYGGNIKITEKGIKHDIRKDETITPEYYILSNTREIKNEKPNGNMKNKSINEKNVEIEKCTNSIDQKINNNEEYNKNSSGDKVNNETKNTSIIEKGKHNGLKISEKIPDLLNNENKLITKINKNDINSSRYNNAKDDKNSIYDDHVSYTNLEFNIKDLITSVSKEECDVSNDYKHEKRKKNYLKTDGVTIIDKCKENAKNTNKRDRKKNFSFYFMKFRYFRYFFLEYKKKQNNVIPINEHRPNKVFRKKKKKFKKISLLNLYERNKILQTCANNNYMNTNKEHCNLGEFLLGEQKGKNKGRKTVVLDLDETLIHSSLRNDKGNSFRINIELGNEKCFIYVNKRPGVDYFFQEISKYYEIVIFTASMPKYANAVIDKLDVNRVCSYRLFRESCTLWNNNYVKDIRLLGRDLKNVIIIDNSTYVQKFCADNCFLIKSWFDDPTDTELYKLIPFLKGISNKVSIVKELKEYKKLEKKKRNVIKNI from the exons atGAAAAAAGcacaaaataattataccAATATGCAAAAggaagaagaaaataatattttattaaaattgaaTGACAAACCAATTTCAAAAcagttaaaatataaaatagctcctgaatattttttattaaatagaaaagatgaaaatgataaatattatatggtaaaaaaaacagattgcattgaaaataaaagacAGTCACTGAATATTAAACACACAAAAATCATATTGTGTGAAGACATAAAAAATAGAGCCAATTCTTTAAATTATGGAAGTGGTTATAGTAATATTGATAGACGGGGAAGCAACAATATATCCTATTTAATGAAGCACAATATtcctttaaaaaattatcacaAAAATAAAGGCGAACAAAAGTGTACTCATCGagaaatgatgaaaaatgaaaataaagaccaaataaaaaatgagcCCAATAAAAACAATGGTATTTTCTCtactttattaaataaaaataaaaaaattatttatagtgataaaaaaaaaaatcaatttttttttccaaaaaagaaaaaagacaAGAGGCAAAAGGAACATTATAAAAGTAattttgcaaaaaaaaacattgtaaatttattgaaaaaatcTTCAAGAAAACTTCTTGGGTCTGGTGAAAAGGTGAATATTctgaaatttttatttttgaaaataaaaaaaaaagatgatcaaattataaataaaaataatgatttgttaattaatttaaaaaaagatgtTTCAACAGATTCTTATTCCCAACATAAGGACAATTCTATTCCTTTGAAAGACAAAGAAGACAAGcatgttgaaaaaaaagtacgaaattcatttttaaaaagttATAATGAACACAATAAGCGGCATTCAAAgaataagataaaaattatttctaATCTTTTgataaatgataataatacaaaaagttgtagagaaaattataacaataCAAAGGAAAGGATGGAATCAGTTTCAAAAATAACTGAAAAGGAATATGAAAGTAAAAAAGTAAGttctaaaattatgaaaaattatttttcacgtaaagataataaaaagaaagaaTATTATGAATATGGTATGTTATATGATGAGAGGGATGCagaaatgaataaaataccTTTTATCAGTCGAACACAAAAAATGCGTATTAAACCCGAAGATATTATAaacattaataaaataaaaaagaataattcaaaaaataatagtgaaaaaaattatgctaaaaataataattcaaattataatcTAGATTTATTAGAATATTGCTTATTAGACATTAATATCAAAAGAGACGATTTTTTGAATAAGAATAAAAGGAATTTATCTGAAATTATACcaattaaaagaaataaaaattatataaattcatatgATGATATTAAGGGAAAAAGCTGggaatttgttaaaaaagaGAAACGTGGAAAAAGTGATAATAGTCACTTAAGTATCAAAAACGATCATTACGATTGTTTATATCATGGAAAtatagttttaaaaaaaatcccCAAATTAACAAATGGTGTGAAAAATGTGCACCTCAATGAAGAATGTAATACAAAAtctcataaaaaatataatagaaaaaaagaattaaaacTTTTTAAGTACAAACTGAATAaagcaaaaataaataaacaggctaaaatatataaaacagaTGAAGTACATGAAGATATAGACAACAACAAGATCCGCACAATTTTTAtagatgaagaaaatgacaAAAAATGGAATTACTTCAGCTGGTTAGGAGAGGAAAAAAACAATAGTATAAATCATAGAAgatctaataattatatcgATTCTTCAgattataaaagaaatagcAAAGAACTGAAATATTGCAATAAAAATGGCGgattaaataataacataaagaaaaaatatgaatctTATTCAGATTCCAATTTTACATatgataaaaacaaaataaagaaacagagaaaaaatgtatttcaatatatatatgaaaaaaataaaaagaaaaaagaaaaccaAAAAGGTTTAAATAAAAGTGAAACTCAATCAgataatgttaaaaaaaaatatatataccccATTAGTTTAagtataaataaagatatcgAAGATTCGATAAGAACAAAAGGTAATGCAACAAAAAATGtggacaaaaaaaaattttttgaaaaaaagaatgtgaaaatacaaaattttataaCCAAAGATGAATTATTTGATATGTGTAGAAAAGAGGAAAATTgcttaaaaaatgaagaaaaaaagagCGACAAAGACACAACGAAAAGCGATCATTTTGTAAAAACACGTAATTTAAACACTCCATATAAACTATTAGACATAAATAGTAAAGACAAATATGGGggtaatattaaaataactGAAAAAGGTATTAAACATGATATACGAAAAGACGAAACAATAACACCAGAATATTACATATTATCAAATACaagagaaataaaaaatgagaaacCCAATGGAaacatgaaaaataaatCGATAAATGAGAAAAATGTAGAAATCGAAAAATGTACTAATAGTATAGaccaaaaaataaacaataatgAAGAGTATAACAAAAACAGCTCGGGTGATAAGGTGAAcaatgaaacaaaaaataccagtataatagaaaaggGCAAACATAATGGATTGAAAATTTCTGAGAAAATCCctgatttattaaataatgagAATAAGTTAATtactaaaataaataagaatGATATTAACTCAAGTAGGTATAATAATGCaaaagatgataaaaattcaaTCTATGATGATCATGTATCATACACAAATTTGGAGTTTAATATTAAGGATCTGATTACTAGCGTTTCTAAAGAGGAATGCGATGTCAGTAATGATTATAAACAtgagaaaagaaaaaagaactACTTGAAAACAGATGGTGTAACAATTATAGATAAATGCAAAGAGAATgcaaaaaatacaaataaaagggataggaaaaaaaatttttcgttttattttatgaaatttAGATATTTTCGATATTTCTTTttggaatataaaaaaaagcaaaataatGTAATTCCTATTAACGAACATAGACCAAACAAagtttttagaaaaaaaaagaaaaagtttaaaaaaattagctTATTAAACTTATATGAAAGGAACAAAATATTGCAAACTTGTGcgaataataattatatgaatacaAATAAGGAACACTGTAATTTAGGTGAATTCTTATTGGGTGAACaaaagggaaaaaataaa GGAAGAAAAACTGTTGTTCTCGATTTAGATGAGACACTTATTCACAGTAGTCTACGAAATGATAAAGGAAATTCTTTTAGAATTAAT aTTGAACTGGGTAACGAAAAATGCTTCATATATGTGAATAAAAGACCAG gtGTAGACTATTTCTTTCAAGAGATATCGAAGTATTACGAGATAGTAATTTTTACGGCGAGTATGCCAAAG tATGCAAATGCAGTTATTGATAAATTGGATGTCAATAGAGTTTGTTCTTATCGACTATTTAGAGAATCTTGCACACTTTG GAATAATAACTATGTAAAGGACATACGATTGCTTGGGAGAGATTTAAAGAATGTTATCATCATTGAT AATTCCACATACGTTCAAAAATTTTGCGCAGATAACTGTTTCTTAATAAAAAGCtg gTTTGATGATCCCACGGATACAGAGTTATACAAATTAATACCCTTTCTAAAAGGAATATCAAACAAG GTATCAATTGTAAAAGAATTGaaggaatataaaaaattggaaaagaagaaaagaaatgttattaaaaacatttaa